The Mixta hanseatica genome includes a region encoding these proteins:
- the ubiC gene encoding chorismate lyase, producing the protein MSDNALSLLRAIAWLPTSSPALSAPLLDWLLEEDSMTKRFERHCRKVTVQPQFEGFVTADDIAEELPFLPLEPRYWLREIILSGDGVPWLAGRTVVPESTLEGPEMMLSQLGSRPLGRYLFSSSTLTRDFIDPGISDALWGRRSRLRLSGKPLLLTELFLPAAPLYQSLSGESCE; encoded by the coding sequence ATGTCCGATAACGCGCTTTCCCTGCTGCGCGCCATTGCCTGGCTTCCCACTTCATCGCCTGCACTGTCGGCGCCTCTGCTTGACTGGCTGCTGGAAGAAGACTCAATGACGAAGCGCTTTGAGCGCCACTGCCGGAAAGTTACCGTACAGCCTCAGTTTGAAGGTTTCGTTACCGCTGACGATATCGCTGAAGAGCTGCCGTTTTTGCCGCTGGAACCGCGTTACTGGCTGCGCGAAATCATCTTATCGGGTGACGGCGTTCCCTGGCTGGCTGGTCGCACGGTAGTGCCGGAATCGACGCTGGAGGGACCGGAAATGATGCTCAGCCAGTTGGGCAGCCGCCCGCTGGGACGTTATCTCTTCTCCTCTTCCACGCTCACGCGCGACTTTATCGATCCGGGTATCTCTGACGCGCTGTGGGGTCGTCGCTCACGCCTGCGCTTATCAGGCAAGCCGCTGTTATTGACCGAACTGTTTTTACCCGCTGCGCCGCTTTATCAAAGCTTGTCTGGAGAATCATGTGAGTAA
- the malM gene encoding maltose operon protein MalM yields MKKHLLALCLFPALSFTVLPAFAASTSLNPQNVATAPSIAPEKLQRLSWLPLAPPVSQDIALNTASASLNEGDISGPVAAVALPADQGSLEVTLASIMKDQRVYAPNVLVLDSQLQPAAFFPSSYFTYQKPGIVATNRLEGTMKLTPVLGQKQIYLLIYTTTRDLAQTSTMINPAKLYAEGASNAIPDVPDPVVQHINTGTLSLKVKSEQNSGNIMIGKLFGSGDSKPVVVGSTRAATASAQPNISSPAPMAAPAPATSAVKSEPMLNDTEKYFNDGIRKAAKAGDIDKALKLMNEAERLGSTSARATFISSVKGKG; encoded by the coding sequence ATGAAAAAACATCTACTCGCGCTCTGCCTGTTTCCGGCCCTGAGCTTTACCGTGCTGCCCGCCTTTGCCGCCAGCACCAGCCTTAATCCACAGAATGTGGCTACCGCGCCATCGATCGCCCCGGAAAAGCTGCAGCGCCTCTCCTGGCTGCCGCTGGCGCCGCCGGTGAGCCAGGATATTGCGCTGAATACCGCCTCGGCCAGCCTGAATGAAGGCGATATCAGCGGGCCGGTTGCCGCCGTTGCGCTGCCCGCCGATCAGGGATCGCTGGAAGTCACACTGGCCAGCATCATGAAAGATCAGCGCGTCTATGCGCCGAACGTACTGGTGCTGGACAGCCAGCTGCAGCCTGCGGCCTTTTTCCCCAGCAGCTATTTCACCTATCAAAAGCCGGGCATCGTTGCCACTAACCGGCTGGAAGGCACCATGAAGCTGACGCCGGTGCTGGGACAAAAACAGATTTACCTGCTGATTTACACCACGACGCGCGATCTGGCGCAAACCTCCACCATGATCAACCCGGCAAAACTCTATGCGGAAGGGGCCAGCAATGCGATTCCTGACGTGCCGGATCCGGTGGTACAGCATATCAATACCGGCACGCTGTCGCTGAAAGTGAAGAGCGAGCAGAACAGCGGCAACATTATGATCGGCAAGCTGTTCGGCTCCGGCGATTCGAAGCCGGTGGTGGTAGGCAGCACCCGCGCCGCCACGGCGTCGGCACAGCCGAATATCAGCAGCCCGGCGCCAATGGCTGCGCCTGCGCCAGCAACGTCGGCTGTGAAGTCTGAACCGATGCTGAACGACACCGAAAAATATTTTAACGACGGCATCCGTAAGGCTGCGAAAGCGGGGGATATCGATAAAGCGCTGAAGCTGATGAACGAGGCGGAACGTCTTGGTTCTACATCGGCACGCGCAACATTTATCAGCAGTGTGAAAGGCAAGGGATAA